The Spirosoma radiotolerans genome has a window encoding:
- a CDS encoding YceI family protein, with the protein MQAQPATATTWVIDPMHSEIQFKVKHLVISTVTGSFGQYEGQVDSVGDDFSDAKVSFSADISSINTGQEQRDGHLKSADFFDAEQFPKLTFVSTSMTKTGDDTYNLTGDLTIHGVTKPVTLKVEHGGQMQDFYGQTKAGFEATGTIKRKEFGLTWDGVTEAGGVVVSDDVKLVLNIQLTKQA; encoded by the coding sequence ATGCAAGCACAACCCGCAACCGCAACCACCTGGGTTATTGACCCAATGCACTCTGAAATTCAATTCAAAGTGAAACACCTTGTTATCTCGACCGTAACAGGTTCGTTTGGCCAGTATGAAGGCCAGGTTGACTCAGTAGGCGATGATTTCTCGGATGCTAAAGTCTCGTTCTCGGCTGATATCTCCAGCATTAACACGGGCCAGGAGCAACGGGATGGTCACTTGAAATCAGCTGACTTCTTCGATGCTGAGCAGTTTCCTAAACTGACGTTTGTATCAACATCCATGACAAAAACAGGCGATGATACCTACAACCTAACCGGCGACTTGACGATTCACGGCGTTACTAAACCTGTAACCCTGAAAGTTGAACACGGTGGACAGATGCAGGATTTTTACGGTCAGACGAAAGCTGGTTTTGAAGCAACCGGCACGATCAAACGGAAAGAGTTTGGCCTGACCTGGGATGGTGTTACTGAAGCGGGTGGTGTTGTTGTGAGTGACGACGTTAAGCTGGTACTGAATATTCAATTGACGAAGCAGGCTTAA
- a CDS encoding gliding motility-associated C-terminal domain-containing protein: MRMFTFRLLAWLLILGLPLTAQATHQVGGQMEMRAAGDVPGHFRIIVTQYLESSPQADRQGGGTLGIFRKRDNVLMMTFSTRETGQRQPVIYANEYCAEQRNLKFIVATFEADIQLTPGLYNDSQGYYMSYQTRNRNGGINNIVNPIQTGYTFYLEFPAILQNNQLFTNSSPHFGAINGEYVCLGDPFTFPFGGTDPDGDELRYSMVTPLNQKAISGQNNNTQNGVSSAPYPDVSWASGFDANNAIPGSPTLKVNAQTGELSVTATQLGLYVFAVKVEEYRNGVKIGEVRRDFQFLVVDCPPTTTPDPAVQIRNRPKQPVTIICEGDSAVLMASVNDNWNYQWRRNEVNIAGATGSSLSVKTSGQYTVVVSLKTACSKVGNSESLLVDVIGSTATVSASGHLCATTGTIKLTATRLPSAAYQWYKDNQALAGKTTDSLQATQPGNYWAVLTYPTLGCQARTDTAVLDRSPAVVAEIKSSSGFNRICPQDSLSLLGSGGLLYNWQKDGATVGGSDAKLMARSAGTYTVKATDLYGCEGTSVPLAITQIAPIVVTLDSIPGVCGPDVPVHTLTGSPAGGVFSGAGVTGNVFSPKQAGIGDHPVTYTVKASPECTGTVATRMAVVAPIPTIKLADSLTTYKGNTFSLNPEYTGNPSQFQWVSSTYLDNPGAANPTITNITDDITYTIDVKNSTGCEVKDTIHITVFATVWVPDAFSPNGDGVNDVLELPGIEAFPDAILTIFNRWGEVIYSSGKGYANPFDGTLNGSSLPMGVYAYTLHTVPEKPVIRGRLVLVR, encoded by the coding sequence ATGCGCATGTTTACCTTTCGGCTTCTAGCCTGGTTACTCATTCTGGGGTTACCGCTCACTGCCCAAGCGACGCACCAGGTTGGCGGGCAGATGGAAATGCGGGCGGCTGGGGACGTTCCGGGGCATTTTCGCATCATTGTCACCCAGTATCTGGAAAGCAGCCCGCAAGCAGACCGGCAGGGCGGTGGAACGCTGGGCATCTTCCGAAAGCGCGACAATGTGCTGATGATGACGTTCAGCACCCGCGAAACTGGACAACGACAGCCGGTTATTTATGCCAATGAGTATTGCGCCGAACAGCGCAACCTCAAGTTCATCGTTGCCACCTTCGAGGCCGATATTCAGCTCACACCCGGCCTGTACAACGACAGCCAGGGATACTACATGTCCTACCAGACCCGGAACCGCAACGGGGGCATCAATAACATTGTCAATCCCATTCAAACGGGATATACCTTTTACCTTGAGTTCCCGGCCATACTGCAAAACAACCAATTATTCACCAACTCGTCGCCCCATTTTGGCGCTATAAACGGCGAGTACGTTTGCCTTGGCGACCCATTTACCTTTCCATTCGGGGGTACGGACCCTGACGGAGATGAGCTGAGGTATTCGATGGTTACACCCCTCAACCAAAAAGCCATTTCCGGGCAAAATAATAATACACAGAATGGGGTCTCATCAGCACCCTATCCAGATGTGAGCTGGGCGTCGGGCTTTGATGCCAACAATGCGATACCCGGTAGCCCCACCCTGAAAGTCAATGCTCAAACGGGTGAACTTTCCGTCACGGCTACCCAGCTAGGGCTGTATGTTTTTGCTGTAAAAGTAGAAGAATACCGTAATGGCGTGAAAATTGGGGAAGTCAGGCGTGATTTCCAGTTCCTTGTTGTCGACTGCCCACCGACCACAACGCCGGACCCAGCCGTACAGATTAGAAACCGACCGAAACAACCCGTAACCATCATTTGCGAAGGAGACTCGGCGGTTTTGATGGCCAGCGTGAATGACAACTGGAACTACCAGTGGCGCCGGAATGAGGTGAACATTGCCGGAGCTACCGGCTCGTCGTTATCAGTAAAAACATCAGGCCAATACACGGTCGTTGTCTCGCTAAAAACAGCGTGCAGCAAAGTAGGTAATTCGGAATCGTTACTGGTCGATGTCATTGGCAGTACGGCAACCGTATCGGCAAGCGGGCATTTGTGCGCCACAACGGGCACCATTAAGTTGACGGCCACCCGGCTTCCCAGTGCTGCGTACCAGTGGTATAAAGATAATCAGGCACTGGCGGGCAAAACAACCGATTCCCTTCAGGCCACGCAACCCGGCAACTACTGGGCCGTGCTGACCTACCCCACGCTGGGCTGCCAGGCCCGCACCGACACGGCTGTTCTTGACCGCTCGCCCGCGGTAGTAGCTGAGATCAAATCGAGTTCGGGCTTCAACCGGATTTGTCCGCAGGACTCGCTCTCCCTACTCGGTAGTGGTGGCTTACTCTATAACTGGCAGAAAGATGGGGCAACCGTTGGTGGCAGCGACGCAAAACTGATGGCCAGATCTGCAGGTACATATACCGTAAAGGCCACCGATTTATATGGCTGCGAAGGCACATCAGTTCCTCTGGCTATTACCCAGATCGCACCCATCGTTGTCACTCTCGATTCCATACCGGGCGTATGTGGTCCTGATGTGCCTGTACATACGCTAACGGGTAGCCCGGCAGGGGGTGTTTTTTCGGGAGCTGGGGTAACCGGGAATGTATTCAGCCCGAAGCAGGCCGGTATTGGTGACCATCCCGTGACGTACACCGTTAAAGCTTCCCCCGAATGCACGGGTACCGTAGCCACTCGTATGGCGGTTGTTGCACCCATACCGACCATCAAACTAGCGGACTCGCTGACGACCTACAAAGGGAATACGTTTTCGCTTAACCCGGAATATACGGGAAATCCAAGCCAGTTTCAGTGGGTGTCATCTACTTATCTGGACAATCCAGGTGCTGCTAACCCAACCATCACCAACATTACCGATGATATCACCTATACGATTGATGTAAAAAACAGTACCGGTTGTGAGGTTAAAGACACCATTCATATCACCGTGTTTGCCACCGTCTGGGTGCCGGATGCGTTTTCGCCCAATGGCGATGGCGTAAATGACGTACTGGAGTTACCCGGCATTGAAGCCTTTCCCGACGCTATTCTGACCATTTTCAACCGGTGGGGCGAAGTCATTTATTCGTCGGGTAAAGGCTACGCAAATCCATTCGATGGTACACTGAACGGTTCCTCGCTCCCGATGGGCGTGTATGCTTACACCCTTCACACCGTACCCGAGAAGCCCGTCATCCGGGGTCGATTGGTCCTGGTACGGTAG
- a CDS encoding N-acyl-D-amino-acid deacylase family protein, giving the protein MRRILLLFFGAASLGCSLAQSVKTTVNRFDILIRNGLIYDGSGRPPQPGDVGIRGDRVVAVGKLPQAVATTVIDAQGKAVAPGFINVLSHTGLELLRDGHSMSDLKQGVTTEVFGEDSWGPINTDAMRQQVNLYLKPYNVTCNWTTLSDFMTKLQQKGITPNIASYLGAGQVRQSILGDADVKPTPAQLNQMRAIVRKAMEEGALGITTALIYPPNTFADTAELVALCKEAGRYGGRYIAHIRSEGDRLEEGVKELIQVGREASVPVELYHFKASGQRNWPKMESAISIINQARQRGQDVTANMYTYTAGATGLTSCLPPYLFNGGFMAGWKRLQDPATRQKLAAEVQKRGNDWENMFQLAGSTENILLTAFEVDSLKKYNGKTLGQIATIWHRDPVETVMDLIVADKSRVETTYFLMSEANVKKGISQPWVSFGSDAGSIADDRKDIGVVHPRTFGNFARLLGKYVREEQVMSLEEAIRRLTSLPATNHKLPNRGLLRPGYFADVVIFDPATVADRATFADPFQYATGIQHVLINGRLVLKEGEHTGVFPGRALWGPGRKSRAR; this is encoded by the coding sequence ATGCGACGTATACTACTTCTCTTCTTTGGGGCCGCCAGTCTGGGCTGCTCATTGGCGCAATCGGTAAAAACGACGGTTAATCGCTTCGATATCCTCATTCGCAATGGACTGATTTATGATGGGTCGGGAAGGCCACCCCAACCGGGCGACGTTGGTATTCGCGGGGATCGGGTGGTGGCGGTGGGCAAGCTGCCTCAGGCAGTTGCGACGACTGTTATTGATGCACAGGGAAAAGCCGTCGCGCCGGGCTTCATCAACGTACTGTCGCATACCGGGCTTGAGCTACTGCGTGACGGCCACTCGATGAGTGACCTCAAACAGGGTGTTACGACCGAAGTGTTTGGTGAAGATTCCTGGGGGCCAATCAATACCGATGCCATGCGGCAACAGGTTAACCTGTATCTGAAGCCGTATAACGTAACGTGTAACTGGACCACGCTGTCCGACTTTATGACGAAGTTGCAGCAAAAAGGAATCACCCCGAATATTGCCTCTTACCTCGGGGCCGGGCAGGTTCGCCAGAGTATACTGGGCGATGCCGATGTGAAACCAACCCCCGCCCAACTGAACCAGATGCGGGCCATTGTTCGTAAAGCGATGGAAGAAGGGGCGCTGGGCATTACGACCGCACTTATTTACCCACCAAACACGTTTGCCGATACGGCCGAACTCGTTGCGCTTTGCAAAGAAGCCGGTCGCTATGGCGGGCGGTATATTGCCCACATTCGTAGTGAGGGCGACCGGCTGGAAGAGGGTGTAAAGGAGTTGATTCAGGTCGGGCGCGAAGCCAGCGTACCCGTTGAATTATATCACTTCAAGGCGTCGGGGCAACGCAACTGGCCTAAAATGGAATCGGCCATTTCGATTATCAATCAGGCTCGTCAGCGCGGACAGGATGTAACGGCCAATATGTATACCTACACGGCGGGGGCCACCGGCCTGACGTCCTGCCTGCCGCCTTATCTGTTCAACGGGGGCTTTATGGCAGGTTGGAAACGGCTACAGGATCCCGCAACCCGGCAGAAACTGGCCGCTGAAGTTCAGAAAAGAGGAAACGATTGGGAAAATATGTTTCAGTTGGCCGGTTCGACGGAGAATATTCTCCTGACAGCCTTTGAGGTTGATTCCCTTAAAAAATACAATGGGAAAACGCTTGGCCAGATCGCCACGATCTGGCATAGAGACCCCGTTGAAACCGTCATGGACTTGATTGTTGCCGATAAAAGCCGGGTTGAAACAACCTATTTTCTGATGTCGGAAGCGAATGTGAAGAAAGGCATAAGTCAGCCCTGGGTGTCTTTTGGGTCCGATGCGGGGTCCATTGCGGACGACCGCAAGGATATAGGCGTCGTTCACCCGCGTACGTTTGGGAACTTCGCCCGGTTGCTGGGCAAATATGTTCGTGAGGAGCAGGTCATGTCGCTTGAGGAAGCCATTCGGCGGCTCACAAGCCTGCCCGCTACCAACCATAAATTACCGAATCGGGGGCTGTTACGCCCCGGATACTTCGCCGATGTGGTTATTTTTGACCCCGCTACCGTAGCAGATAGAGCTACCTTCGCAGATCCATTCCAGTATGCTACAGGTATTCAGCATGTGTTGATTAATGGCAGGCTTGTTTTGAAAGAGGGCGAACATACGGGTGTTTTTCCCGGTCGGGCTCTCTGGGGCCCCGGCCGAAAAAGTCGGGCTCGGTAA
- a CDS encoding DUF3570 domain-containing protein, protein MKKICLSVGLLLSLMRVGYTQPLDKPPYEPRKLKVDEINLVSSYYQQDGNKSAVTGGIGTEYLTDFAQSIDLVLKSTDAKNRQHSLAFDLNIDHYTSASSDKIDPLTVSSASRSDTHIYPSVSWSVHDNDRRTTQGVALSYSTEYDYKSYGVNVSFAKASADNNREVSLKAGAFFDTWKVILPAELRPEGYGSGAHGDTDPVDYKPRNSYNVSLSLSQVINKRLQVLFTVEPAFQQGLLSTPFHRIYFQDGAETVERLPGSRLKLPIGLRLHYFMGDRLVVRTFYRYYIDDWGMQAHTINLETPIKLTSFVSVSPFYRFSHQTAVRYFSPYGEHRSTERYYTSDYDISGFNSQFIGTGIRLAPPGGLFGIGHWQSVELRYGHYTRTTGMVANSLTLLAKLK, encoded by the coding sequence ATGAAGAAAATCTGCCTGTCCGTTGGATTACTGCTCAGTTTAATGCGGGTCGGTTATACCCAACCGCTCGATAAACCACCGTATGAACCCCGTAAACTCAAAGTAGATGAGATAAACCTAGTATCGAGTTACTACCAGCAGGATGGGAATAAATCGGCGGTAACGGGGGGTATTGGCACGGAATACTTAACCGACTTTGCCCAGTCCATCGACCTCGTCCTGAAAAGCACCGATGCCAAAAATCGGCAGCATAGCCTGGCATTCGACCTCAACATAGACCATTACACCTCGGCATCGTCGGATAAAATCGATCCGTTAACTGTTTCGTCGGCTTCGCGGAGCGATACGCACATTTACCCCTCTGTTTCCTGGAGTGTTCATGACAACGACCGGCGCACGACTCAGGGCGTTGCGCTGTCGTACTCGACCGAGTATGATTACAAATCGTACGGCGTCAACGTTAGCTTTGCGAAAGCTTCTGCCGATAACAATCGGGAAGTGAGCCTGAAAGCAGGCGCTTTTTTCGATACCTGGAAAGTAATTCTTCCGGCTGAACTCCGACCGGAAGGCTATGGCTCGGGTGCCCACGGCGACACGGATCCGGTCGACTACAAACCCCGAAACTCCTATAACGTCAGCCTGTCTTTATCGCAGGTCATCAATAAGCGACTGCAAGTACTGTTTACCGTTGAACCGGCTTTCCAGCAGGGCTTACTGAGCACGCCCTTTCATCGCATCTATTTTCAGGATGGCGCCGAAACGGTCGAGCGGCTCCCCGGTAGTCGGCTGAAGCTGCCCATTGGCTTACGCCTGCATTATTTCATGGGTGACCGCCTTGTGGTGCGCACCTTTTACCGCTATTATATTGACGACTGGGGCATGCAGGCGCATACGATTAACCTTGAAACGCCCATCAAACTAACGTCGTTCGTATCGGTTAGTCCGTTTTACCGATTCAGTCACCAAACAGCCGTTCGGTATTTCTCGCCCTATGGCGAACACCGCTCGACCGAGAGATACTACACCAGCGACTACGATATTTCGGGCTTCAACAGCCAGTTCATCGGTACGGGTATCCGTCTGGCACCACCCGGCGGGCTTTTCGGTATCGGGCACTGGCAAAGCGTTGAATTGCGCTATGGGCATTATACTCGCACGACGGGCATGGTAGCCAATAGCCTAACGTTGCTGGCCAAGTTAAAGTAA
- a CDS encoding serine hydrolase, with protein sequence MKQPYLILWLFLAGFTKQPLFAQSKKSTTNPVAQYDAYVQQAVRDWKVPGLTVTVIKDGNVLLKKGYGIRELPRAGSGKSEAVDTQTLFAMASTTKAMTAACLGMMVDEGKLRWDDPVTNYLPDFQVYDPAVTRELRVRDLLIHNTGVGNADVLWAAMTIPSDEILHRMRLVKPSYSFRSGFIYQNIMYLAAGKVLEKVSGMPWHVFIRTRLFEPLGMRRTKALFGEVTDANRAKPHVTINDTVRAINSIKEEGLVDAVGPAGSVWTCPDDIAAWMQCMLDSGRYHNAGSPVKTLLKPATWAELFKPQTLVTDAEFYPTQLLTKPVWKTYGLGWFQQDYRGHRINYHTGSLTGMVAIHGQLPDQKLAVYVQGNLDHAELRHALMFRAFDAFALGLSNDWSADLQKLYGGLKQKARLAERKADSTRVLNTKPSLPLTAYVGSYTDPLYGKADVSLRDGKLYFSLNDVMTGYLDHWHYDTFRLAYDQFWNGKDPVSFILDAKGKVAKLNNAGLELTRVPDGPGKGLQSGK encoded by the coding sequence ATGAAACAGCCTTACCTTATTTTATGGCTATTCCTGGCCGGTTTTACCAAACAACCTCTTTTCGCTCAATCTAAAAAAAGTACGACAAACCCCGTTGCCCAATATGATGCTTATGTGCAGCAGGCCGTGCGAGACTGGAAGGTGCCGGGTCTGACGGTCACGGTCATTAAAGATGGCAACGTGCTGTTAAAGAAAGGGTATGGCATTCGGGAGCTACCGAGGGCCGGTTCGGGCAAGTCCGAAGCGGTTGACACGCAAACGCTCTTTGCCATGGCCTCGACCACCAAAGCCATGACAGCCGCGTGCCTTGGTATGATGGTTGATGAAGGAAAGCTTCGCTGGGATGATCCCGTTACCAACTATCTGCCCGATTTTCAGGTATATGACCCGGCCGTAACCCGCGAGTTGCGCGTCCGGGATTTGTTAATCCACAATACCGGCGTGGGAAACGCTGATGTACTGTGGGCGGCTATGACCATCCCTTCCGACGAAATTCTGCACCGCATGCGGCTGGTGAAACCGTCCTATTCGTTCCGGTCGGGCTTTATCTATCAGAATATCATGTATCTGGCCGCGGGCAAGGTGTTAGAGAAAGTGAGCGGCATGCCCTGGCATGTATTCATTCGTACCCGCCTGTTTGAACCATTGGGAATGCGCCGGACGAAGGCACTGTTCGGCGAAGTAACCGATGCGAACCGAGCAAAACCGCACGTGACCATCAACGACACCGTTCGGGCCATAAATAGCATCAAAGAAGAAGGACTGGTTGATGCCGTCGGACCGGCCGGCTCGGTCTGGACCTGCCCCGATGACATTGCGGCCTGGATGCAGTGTATGCTTGACAGTGGCCGCTACCATAACGCCGGTTCGCCGGTGAAAACGCTCCTCAAACCCGCTACCTGGGCCGAATTATTTAAACCGCAAACGCTGGTAACGGATGCTGAATTTTATCCGACACAACTGTTGACCAAACCCGTTTGGAAGACCTATGGACTGGGCTGGTTTCAGCAGGATTATCGCGGTCATCGCATCAATTATCATACCGGTAGCCTGACCGGCATGGTGGCCATTCATGGACAGTTGCCCGATCAAAAACTCGCGGTGTATGTGCAGGGCAACCTCGATCATGCCGAACTGCGCCATGCGCTGATGTTTCGGGCGTTCGACGCGTTTGCGCTGGGTTTGTCGAACGACTGGAGTGCGGATTTACAGAAATTATACGGTGGCTTAAAGCAAAAGGCCAGGCTGGCCGAACGTAAAGCCGATAGTACACGGGTGCTAAATACCAAACCATCGCTTCCGCTCACCGCTTATGTTGGTTCCTATACCGACCCGCTGTATGGCAAAGCGGATGTGTCACTGCGCGACGGTAAGCTCTATTTTTCCCTTAATGATGTCATGACCGGCTACCTTGACCACTGGCATTATGATACCTTTCGGCTTGCGTATGATCAGTTCTGGAATGGAAAAGACCCGGTAAGTTTTATCCTGGACGCCAAGGGCAAAGTTGCTAAACTGAACAACGCAGGACTTGAACTCACCAGAGTGCCCGATGGCCCCGGTAAAGGCTTGCAGAGCGGTAAATGA
- a CDS encoding M28 family peptidase, giving the protein MIYLNFRNIQFLITAITLFWTTTTGQAQSKTSVAKTANAVSAIKESDIKRDLFALAGDHFRGREGGSLDELKASVWIADQLRAMGLQPAGDDGTFFQFFHIQRTRITETSRLNIGSHQLVHGQDAFILAPAIASVDAPLVFVGKGTPEDLAKVDIKGKAVALEFSGTGPPELSYRRFLFGTMTRRAAELVKAGALAVVWVSDTPAQFYFDRWTTGLERGRYDLPGGANTRVFSQAPTVWLPASALEWIKQPGQQFTNVVNVESFNYPSVNIVAKVPGTDPTLKNEYVLFSTHQDHDGVRRAVAGDSIWNGADDNASGCVATMAIGRAFAQKPGKRSALIVFHGAEERGLLGSRYFVDHPTVPKGSIVAVLNAEMIGRNAPDSAAILGQQSPHKNSTDLVNAALAVNQSEAHFKLDTLWDKPEHPEGWYFRSDHLPYARANVPAIAFTTLLHPDYHTPKDEPDRINTEKVTRIAKWIYLTGWDVANRPDRVRVDQGFKLER; this is encoded by the coding sequence ATGATCTATTTAAACTTCAGAAACATTCAGTTCCTGATTACGGCAATAACGCTTTTTTGGACTACGACGACTGGTCAGGCCCAGTCGAAAACCAGTGTAGCCAAAACAGCCAATGCGGTATCGGCGATCAAGGAAAGTGACATCAAACGGGATTTATTTGCCCTGGCGGGCGATCACTTTCGCGGACGGGAAGGCGGCTCCCTCGATGAACTTAAAGCATCTGTCTGGATTGCGGACCAGCTTCGGGCGATGGGGTTGCAGCCCGCAGGCGATGACGGGACTTTCTTTCAGTTTTTCCACATTCAGCGCACCCGCATCACCGAAACCAGCCGCCTGAACATCGGCAGTCATCAACTCGTCCACGGTCAGGATGCCTTCATTCTGGCACCCGCCATTGCCTCTGTCGATGCGCCCCTCGTTTTTGTGGGCAAAGGGACACCTGAAGATTTGGCTAAGGTGGATATAAAGGGCAAAGCGGTTGCTCTCGAATTTTCGGGCACAGGTCCACCCGAGTTGAGCTACCGGCGCTTTCTGTTCGGAACAATGACCCGCCGGGCAGCCGAACTAGTAAAAGCAGGCGCGTTAGCTGTTGTCTGGGTATCCGACACGCCTGCTCAATTTTATTTTGACCGCTGGACGACGGGCCTCGAACGGGGTCGCTACGATTTGCCCGGTGGAGCCAATACCCGTGTGTTTTCGCAGGCCCCAACCGTTTGGTTACCTGCCAGTGCGCTGGAGTGGATCAAACAGCCAGGTCAGCAGTTCACCAATGTCGTTAACGTGGAAAGCTTCAATTATCCATCGGTAAACATTGTGGCAAAAGTGCCGGGAACAGATCCCACATTGAAAAATGAGTACGTTTTATTCAGTACCCACCAGGATCACGATGGTGTTCGGCGGGCCGTAGCGGGTGACTCCATCTGGAATGGGGCCGACGATAATGCCAGTGGCTGCGTGGCTACGATGGCCATTGGGCGGGCGTTTGCGCAAAAACCCGGTAAGCGGTCGGCGCTGATTGTTTTCCACGGAGCCGAAGAGCGGGGTCTGCTGGGCTCCCGCTACTTTGTCGATCATCCAACCGTACCGAAGGGGTCCATCGTAGCCGTCCTCAATGCCGAAATGATTGGCCGAAACGCGCCGGACAGTGCGGCTATCCTGGGGCAACAGTCTCCGCACAAAAATTCAACTGATCTGGTAAATGCCGCACTGGCCGTCAACCAATCCGAAGCCCATTTCAAACTCGATACCCTGTGGGATAAACCCGAACACCCGGAAGGCTGGTATTTTCGCTCCGACCACCTCCCCTACGCCCGCGCCAACGTACCGGCAATTGCGTTTACAACCTTGCTACACCCTGATTATCACACGCCGAAAGATGAACCCGACCGCATCAATACGGAAAAAGTAACCCGTATTGCGAAGTGGATTTACCTGACCGGCTGGGATGTCGCGAACCGACCCGATCGGGTACGCGTCGATCAGGGGTTCAAACTGGAACGATAA
- a CDS encoding DUF4266 domain-containing protein: MILQSLKTLSLVGLIILGLSGCTTVKEYQKSRINDAEMELSARKSEKFEQNFYLYREGAAGANGGKSGGGCGCN, from the coding sequence ATGATCTTACAAAGCTTAAAAACACTGTCGCTCGTTGGCCTGATTATCCTCGGGCTATCGGGTTGCACGACAGTAAAAGAGTACCAGAAAAGCCGGATCAATGATGCCGAAATGGAATTGTCGGCTCGTAAATCAGAAAAGTTCGAGCAGAATTTTTACCTCTATCGGGAAGGCGCTGCCGGAGCCAATGGGGGCAAAAGCGGTGGAGGCTGCGGCTGTAACTAG
- a CDS encoding M20/M25/M40 family metallo-hydrolase, giving the protein MFAKTFLFVALISTISANAQTTQQRVRQYRQAQETTLMDEYREFLSIPNVSADSVNIRKNAAFILQMMRKRGISGMLLDGPTPGTTPAVFGEVRVPGATKTIVFYAHYDGQPVNPKQWAEGLQPFVPVFITAPVEQGGKLITTYKSGDPIDPTWRLAGRGSADDKAGVMTILNAYDALVKSKIPLTANLKFFFEGEEEIGSTHLGEIFDKHRDKLASDLWIIADGPRHVSGKPVVQFGVRGDVNMHLTVYGPKRPLHSGNYGNWAPNPAMRMVKLLASMKDDNDQVMIKGFYEDVVPLTASERKAMASVPNMEAALKKELGIAQPDGNGTSFVELLMRPTLNINGLQSANVGAMAGNIIPTKAEAVLDLRLVRGNEVVRQVGRVIDHIRAQGYQVLDHEPTDAERQQYPKLIKVTQGTGYNAQRTPMDLPIAQEVINAVQTTSSEPIVLSPSSGGSLPLYLFEKVLKANVVSVPVVNYDNNQHAENENVKVQYLWDGIEIMAAVMLIK; this is encoded by the coding sequence ATGTTTGCAAAAACCTTTCTCTTTGTTGCGCTTATCAGTACAATATCTGCCAACGCGCAAACAACCCAGCAACGTGTCCGGCAATATCGGCAGGCGCAGGAAACGACGCTCATGGATGAATACCGGGAGTTTCTATCCATTCCCAATGTGTCGGCTGATTCCGTTAATATCCGTAAAAACGCAGCTTTTATCCTGCAAATGATGAGGAAGCGGGGTATTTCGGGCATGCTGCTCGACGGCCCGACACCGGGGACTACCCCCGCCGTGTTTGGCGAAGTGCGCGTGCCGGGCGCTACAAAGACCATTGTATTCTATGCGCATTACGATGGCCAGCCGGTCAACCCGAAGCAGTGGGCGGAGGGGTTGCAGCCGTTTGTCCCGGTATTTATTACGGCCCCTGTTGAGCAGGGCGGTAAATTGATTACAACCTATAAATCGGGTGATCCGATCGACCCAACCTGGCGGCTGGCGGGTCGGGGTAGTGCCGACGATAAAGCCGGTGTCATGACGATTTTGAATGCCTATGATGCGCTGGTGAAAAGTAAGATCCCGCTTACGGCTAATCTGAAGTTTTTCTTTGAAGGCGAGGAAGAAATTGGGTCTACCCATCTGGGCGAGATTTTCGATAAGCACCGCGATAAACTGGCCAGCGATCTCTGGATCATTGCCGATGGGCCACGCCACGTATCAGGAAAGCCCGTTGTTCAGTTTGGCGTGCGGGGTGATGTCAACATGCACCTGACGGTTTATGGCCCCAAACGACCCTTGCACAGCGGAAATTACGGGAACTGGGCACCCAATCCGGCCATGCGGATGGTGAAGCTACTGGCCAGCATGAAAGATGATAACGATCAGGTCATGATAAAGGGATTTTACGAGGATGTAGTGCCCCTGACAGCCAGCGAAAGAAAGGCCATGGCGAGCGTACCCAATATGGAAGCAGCTTTGAAAAAGGAACTGGGGATTGCCCAGCCCGATGGCAACGGCACCTCCTTCGTTGAGTTGCTCATGCGCCCGACGCTGAACATAAACGGCTTACAAAGCGCCAATGTTGGGGCTATGGCCGGAAACATTATCCCAACGAAGGCTGAGGCTGTTCTGGACTTACGACTGGTTCGGGGCAATGAGGTTGTGCGGCAGGTTGGCCGGGTAATCGACCACATTCGTGCGCAGGGATACCAGGTTCTCGACCATGAACCTACCGATGCCGAACGGCAGCAGTATCCAAAACTAATCAAGGTTACGCAGGGTACCGGCTACAATGCCCAGCGGACGCCTATGGATTTGCCTATTGCGCAGGAGGTTATCAACGCCGTGCAGACGACCAGCTCCGAACCCATTGTGCTGTCGCCATCGTCGGGTGGGAGTTTGCCGCTCTATCTGTTCGAAAAAGTGCTGAAGGCTAACGTCGTGTCAGTACCGGTTGTTAACTATGATAACAATCAGCATGCTGAGAATGAGAATGTAAAGGTTCAGTACTTGTGGGATGGCATAGAAATTATGGCGGCCGTGATGCTCATCAAGTAA